In the genome of Epinephelus fuscoguttatus linkage group LG4, E.fuscoguttatus.final_Chr_v1, the window aaacataaatgtgttggttttgttttactttggtTTGATGAGCAGTttatgttcagtgtgtgtttgcagtaaAGCCTGTTTCCCTCAAGTAATGATGATTAAAAGTTGGGATCTGTTCTGTTTATGGTTTACATGGACGGTTTGCATAATtcttctgtcttgtttttgtactCCACATTAAGTCTGCACAGCACATTACTGCTGAAGAGAGACTGCAGGAGATTTAAGAGCATTCAAAAGAGTTTCCTTTGTTTACATTCCAGCTGACTGGACGGCTCATCACCCACAGCagacatttattatttttattaattattattaccattaatACACATGTAATAAATGATTTTAATTGTGGAACtttttttgtggattttttCCCGCACAGTTAATTTAGGGTCTAGGCGTAATGTGatactgaaaatattttatgaCTTGCAATTTTATAATATTCATAAATTTAGATAAAAGCCTAGTTTCATAATTACTGTATGCCATGGAGAATATTAtacagatttattttgaaaaccaaATGAGAGTagattatattttaataaaaaccaCTACAGATTTCAACAATATAtctcatcactgtttttgttgtttttttaagaaatatatttgtactagtccatacccattggtagctctgtcaccttctacctatgccaatcttcaatgcctatgtgcagtttcacatagattgaccacgtcagtgagtagaaaaacgtgggacagacagaatgactgactgacagaatgacacactgacagtttccatgattatgtacagcataccataccatgacttagtcataccaaacattagaaaacaacaccaacattggtccacagggggagccacagcgatcggtcgcattttagccattttgaagcatttttctgttgttatagcgccacccagttgccaattagagttaaatttctccagtcaccttgaggcgtcctgttctacatatctaccaagtttagtaaaaatccatatggcggttaggcctagataagaaatgagctctctagcgcccccattttgtttgatggggtcaataatggaggggtcccctcagattatgtgtggtcatatgcctacaaagttgtgtggtgatgggtgaaacccttgagatgttctacacctttatgtgatgagccacgccctccgcaatattcattgccttatagaagctcagttttaggaagttttccaacttttgccaagagggaactttagatattgctccctagattatgttcacccagtttcatgcagatcgctcaaacttcctaggaagagatccatttgaagtgtttttcagaaaattcaaaatggcggaaaatctatataagcagaagttatgggttcttgaggcaaatgtgttcctcatgaggagaggcatctctgtgcaaagtttcatgtctctaccacatacggggcatgagatatgcccattcaaagtttgacatttcaattgctatagcgcccccctttgtaTTTGTACAGTGTATTTAAGTAAGTAATGAATCTGAAtatttcctccaccactgcctaAACTGCAAAGCTCTAACTATTAGACAGTGTTTCTTACACACAGAGTGGACTACAAGTTTTATTTGGGCAAACAGATTATTTACACATATTTTGGTATTTACTGTGTCCACTCAGAAGTGAAAGCTTCAGACCAATTTAGAAGTTTTTTTCACCATATGTATTCATGtgagagcagacagacaggtaaatTAATTCTTTTTCATCAGAATTAATTGTATGAATGAATCGGGAGTTTTACATCAGCACATAGAACACttcaaactcaacagaaaataatttaaaagaatGGAAACAAATGGGTTGATATATTTGAAATGTATTCTGAACATGTAAAACAAGACATGAACGtacaaacaagcagacagaaagaaagtaatataaataatgaaaagcatAAAAGCAATTGTCAGTGTATAGTTACTGTGATTTGGGAGGACGTATAACATCATTAAAGCCACCCCTTCTCCATAAGTCACTGagtgaaatgaaacagacagcttCCTCATACAGATAAACTTATACCTTAAAATAACccatgtaaatatataaaatgaatTACCAAATATCTATCTTACAAACTATAAACCTGCCTTAGTCCATAATATAAATGACCAGGTATCCACGACTTACAAATACATACCAGTCTAAATGTATGATTTATATGTATTACTAATTATCTTTGccttacagaaaataaatataaatttcaatataacatatgtatatatatcttaAGCATCTTATCCTTGTCAGCTTGttgaaattaaattgaaaaagTAATCCATTACTtggctatatacatatatttctgtctctgtgtggagtGTTTGGCCGCTGTGTCGCTTCGGATCGGCTCGTGTTTCTTCGACAATTTCCGGTGCATCCCTTTCCTGATActtcatgaaaaacaaacaccgGAGCAGCCGCTCTCTCGCCGTTGTAACCGCGCCGGATTGTCGAATGTTCCCGTTATTTTTTCGGGTCGTTTATTTAACCGTTTATCGGTAATCAGGTTCCGTGCTCACGGTTCTCCTCTGGTTCGTACCGGGCTCGGCTGCGCTCGGACCGCGCTCTGCCCCGCGGCTGCTCGGCCACACTCGGCTCTTGTCGTTCGGCGGAGAAATGGACGAAGCGGACTCGGCCACGAAGGCGCTCGGGCTGGTTGAACCGCCCATCGGCATACCGCCGGTGGAGGAAGTGGGCTCGGATACCGAGTCGGAGGCCGAAGTCACCACGATGGCCGTGATGGCGGAACCGGGAAACATCGACATGGAAGCCGAGTCCCTGCCGAACCCAGACGAGGCCGAGGCGGCATTCGCAGGCAAGCTAGCAGGCCGCTGCTGTGCGGGGTGGCGCCAAAACACAGCGATGTTAATGATGGCAGCTAGCTTCACTACATGTTGCTGAATTCACCACTTCATATCGACCAAATTAAACCAGCAACGAGCTTCACATCAAAGTGAACAactcttaaataaataaaacattttctcttcaCACATTTATGAGTAAACACCATAGCTTGTCCGGGTTTGTGGTGCACAGCAACAGAACATATTTGCCAAACTCCGTTCAGTTATTatgtaattaaaatatttttagccTGTTTATCACATATACGTCACATATATCATAGTGCATATAATCAGTTTATTAATTTAGCAAGTGCTCCTGAATTCGGCATGACTGACATCATTTAACAACCACCCAACCTTAAAAAAATTCAACTATTAGAGTTGGTTCACGCTGCAAACCCGCCGTGTTTAAACTGCTGAATGAGGGTTAACTGTGATTGAAATCTATATTTTACTCAGGTCAGACTTGATTGTTGAATTACCTGTATGCCGAATTAAAGAGCTGTAAGAAAAGTGCAGACTCTTTAATTAACCCCCGTTCCTCCGTCAAATTTATGATCGTGAGTGGAGTTCAAGGCAGATAAATTGTGTGTCAAGGCTTCCGCAGATGGCCAGGCTGGATTAATGTTTGCCCAGCTgctgtataataataataatgataataataatgatgatgataatgcaaAATTCATATCTAAATTATCATGTATAAATTACTGTTAAACTCTGCATTAGAGTGATGTCTGAACAAGTCAGAATGCAGCTGAAAAGTGAAGTGATGCTTCTTTGTTAAACACATTATGACATCCTCAACAGAATATGTCTTATTATTCTGGTGATATCTATAATGTCCCATATTTCCTTACATGCTGTCTAAATACTCCAGTCCCGCAGTGCTAATATAGTTTGATCTCAACAGGAGCACTGTGGTAGCTATAATACAGCAGAAGCACTGATCTGGAGATGTATGTGATGATGATTAAATATTCTCTTGTTGTTCATCAGaggtgacggctgtgacggtgGCGGACGTTCAAGCTGCAGAGGACAAtgttttcaccacaacggtTGCCACGTCAGGAAGTCTCCCTGAACACGTGCTGGTAGATCAACATATTGTGTACATTAATTAGTATGTTGTATGTAGGAATTAGTGTCTTCCAATAATCCATGCTGCAGATGCTGATCTGTCGACTGCTGGTTTAGAGTAGTGGCAACTTTTTATCCCAATTTAATGTCACTTcttgatgatggtggtggagagTGCCGTCTAATTACACTGTAAAATCTCCCAAAGGTGTTCAGCCTCTTTAAGGGTGACCAGAGAAACTCCTGAAGGCCCACTAGAAACTCAGTCATTGTTCTTTCTGTGCTTCCAGTGCCTTCTGCTGGCTGAACCTCTTCTTATACTGCACCACCTTTAACCTTCTTCTATCTAAGTGtatttactctgtgtgtgtgtgtgtgtgtgccacagagCGGGAGGACAACCCTCCAGCTGGGCGATGGTCTCAGTACCCAGAAGGCCACCCTGATCGTGGTTCACACTGATGGCAGCATTGTGGAGGCCACTGGTCTCAAGTCTGCTGCTGCAATGGCATCaggtacatctgtgtgtgtgtgtgtgtgtgtgtgtgtgtatgtgtgtgtaaggcccagacacaccaaaccaacttcagAGAAATAGCAGcaatgaaagccaactgttaTGTTGCCTCACAGTTGAACAACTGTACTCTCTGTACTGACACAACAAGCCGACAGTCAGCTGTCTGTGAGCTTCTGTCAGCCTAGTTGgtgcggtgtgtcccacaccattGGCCCTCGTTGGCTTCTGTCTGCTTTTTTTGGCCGATTCAGTGTGTTGAATCGGCGTCGGTGAATTAAATCAATCTGATTGTCAGTTCAGTtcacgagaagagaaacggaagtgaggaaagtaaacaaagagttaaaatcaagagggagtgagaccaaaacaaactcgTGACATAAGGTCAGATTAATTTTCTTTAGTCTCTGAGCTCATTAGCAGAAActtttcctgatggtttgttgttcactggtgcacTGTAAATACGTTCTGTTGtatcaacattggattgtgttgttaatgtgctaactggctaactagcgtcaagacggtcttactgttttcttttttaatgatgaTTACAGACTACCGCCgactgctggtgtggagagtctTGGTGGTGTGTTTACGTGCACCTTTTTGGCGAAGCAGCAGTCGACTTTCGTTGCCGCTAGGTCTCTGAAGTTGGTTCGTTGAGTCTGGGAACCGTACTGGGAAGGTTCCGCTGTCTCTGAGGTGTCCATGTTGGACTaggttgttaaaaaacaaattgtgGCGGTCACTCTCTTAGACTGATCCGTGTCTTTTTGTTTCATCCGCCTGTGTGTCCCTCAGGCCCACAAACCCCACCCACCCCGCTGACTCCACCCCAGGACAAAGACTCCTGCTCCAAGTACAACTGGGACCCTTCAGTCTACAACAACGAGCTGCCGGTCCGCTGCAGGAACACCAGCGGAGTCCTCTACAAGAGCCGACTGGGATCAGGTGATTAACACGCCTGTACTGAGCGCTGTTTCATACTGAAGGTTACCAGCAGAGCAGGCTTCTTTTCTGTTTCATAAAGGAAGTTATCACAAGACAGATGTTACCGTGGAAACCAGTCTCATTCTGGTTCAGGTCAGTTAACAAGCTCAGTTTTACCTCAGTTAACCTGTCTTTAAAGTTGCTCCTATAAATGAGACCACTGATCTGTAAACCTCTCACAATACCAGATAATCTGGGCTGAACGTAGGTACAGACCAAGGTACCAgaccagatttctcctctgattgTCGGCAGCGATGATGAATCGGCTCAAAACTACTGTAGTCTGAGCTGTGGCCTGAGAGAACATGAATCAGACTGAATACCTCACTTCACTAGTGCTCTGGTGTCTTGAGTAATTTGTGCTGTAGTTTCCCACACTGacagtgctgtgtttgtgttcagggGGTAAAGGTCGCTGCATCAGACACAACCAGCAGTGGTTCACTCCCACTGAGTTTGAAGGTCTGGCAGGAAGAGCGAGCAGCAAAGACTGGAAGAGGAGCATCAGATACGCCGGCAGACCTCTGCTCTGCCTCATACAGGTACTGCTGTGCTAATGCTACAGCTAATATCACCACACTGTACTGCTGACGTGCTGCACTGCACTGTATCACACTTTACATTTTGAAATCTGTTTGTGGTttaaccttgtgtgtgtgtgtgtgtgtgtgtgtgtgtgtgtaggagcgTATCCTGAACCCCCACGCTGCTTCCTGTACCTGTGCAGCCTGCTGTGATGACCTCTCAGGGGTGAGTCAGCAGGtcctgctcctccacagtggtgaaatgtaactaagtaACTGGAGTACTGTACTTAAATGCGGTTTTAAGATACTTGTACTTTGCCATCTTGAATATTTGGGGCcaggagtgaccatatttgtCTAAAGAAGACCGGAGGTGCATCTTATGATGCAGTGCTTTATTTTTCCTCGTGCACTCAGCCACAGGACATGACAGGGAAACTCTGAGGGGCCAAAttacatcatcttcctcctccccaGCAGCACAGGACAAAACCACAGGCTgttattgtcattttcagcttcGTCCTGTGCTGCTGGGAAGGAAGAGAAAAACCTGCCTGACGTCTGAAATATAGAATTAGGTTTCTCCTATGGTGACTGGGCGGGTTTGACTCTGCGACTGTGTTTGTTTCTTCATTTTGACCTGaatctgtttgtgttgtcagactgaacaaacattGAATAATCACTTTGGAAACAACAGATGGATGTTTGCTGTCACTTTGGATGTCTGACAAACTAAAAGTTAATCGATATATTTTAGAATTAATTGAAATAATTGTAAATAATCATCATAAAAAAGTTTACTTGCTCAGTTCAGTCAGACGGCAGAACTCAGTTTGTCTgatcttctcctctctcctcagtgTCCAAAGGATGGAGACGCTTTGGTAGCAGAAAACATCAGTATggtaaatatatttattcttATCCCTGTAACTTTGACCTCATTATCTCCACCTGAGATTTATATTTCTTCACAGTTTCCTGGTGTTTTATAAACTGAAACGTTGTGAGTGTTAAtgtcaaatgtcattttttcttAGAATTTAATCAGATAGTTcctgattcaaatcattttcaCCAGTTTAGATAAAGTTTTTGTCCGACTGCTTGTGTGCAGACAACATTTAACATTCACAGGAtgggaaagtaactaagtatatttactcaggtactttactcaagtacagtCTTTATGAACTTGTGCTTTACTAGAGTATTTAAATGTTACGCTGCTTTATACTTaaactccactacatctcaggggtaaatattgtacttttaagTCCACTACATTTCTTTGATAACTTTAGTTattttagattattaatacaaaataaaattaacttttagTAACATTTAAGTAACAATTATGATTTATTATGATGGATAAAGACACTGAATTTCACAAGCTGTCTAGCAGTATATGTAGTAAAAAGCTCAACCTTATCGACTGCAACATTGAAGTGATGctcacattaatgcatcaataattataattctgttATCTAATACACATTAATCAAAAGCAGTCGGCATAATGGACACATTTACTTTGgctactttaagtatatttttaaGCTAATacttttgtgtgtctgtggatattctcatttatccaggtcatagttatctcaaggcaattgaatcgaacacAACTGGACtcagttttgtcttagaagacgtttcacctcttatccaagaggcttcatcagttcatgcttgtctgactaggctggaactagtctgacaaactggtgtggaaacaacccaggtatttaacctctgaggaggtcttcacaaggccaatgatgtcactggttcgttagtgctccaatggtgtgtcaatgacagtcgttgaaactcctgctgcaacgcTGCAATTGGAGTCattagagtcacatgaggccatttgtgaacgaccattgtttttagaagttaagctgttaaatctcctgggcaaggatgaaaggacagcattataggtgggggataggtggtgtcgcagacctcctcctctattgAGAGATGGTTATTccaatttcacatagatggcttcttttacacctCTTTCAAGACAGATggttgacacaccattggagcactaacagaccagtgacatcattggccttgtgaagacctcttcagaggttaaatacctgggttgtttccacaccagtttgtcagactagttccagcctagtcagacaagcatgaactgatgaagcctcttgggtaagaggtgaaacgtcttctaagacaaaactgagtccagttgcgttcgattcagtTGCCTTGAGATAATACTTTTGTGCTTTTACTTAAAATCTCAGTACTTCTTCCATGTGAACATTTGACAACTTTGGCTTCTTTTATTCAGTGAGGGAAAAAGTGTTTTGGAGAAAAATCAAGTTTGTATTTCAGGTATTTAAAAAATTGCAATattttccttttgttgttgctgaGTCAAAGTATCTTCACTCTTTGTTGTGCTGATTTCATCTGTCTCCTTCAGACCGGTCCGGTCCGCCTCTTCGTCCCGTACAAGAGACGGAAGAAGGACAATGACCCTCCGGTCACCTCCCCGAAAAAGGAACTTCCAGCCACCAAAAACATCACACTGACCCCGGGGACCACATGTACGTCAGGTGACCTCAGTCTGATGTGCGATCAGAGGAGACTCTGTGTCACACAGCAGAATTAGAATCAATAAGCAGATTTATGTCAGATAATTCAATAGATTCGTGTGCTCACAGTCACAGCAGCTGGTTTTAAAAAGTTTGAGACTTAAAGAGGACGTGTTCTGCTTTCCGTGATTTTCTGACATATACTCTGCATATTTTGTTACATGTTAAATGAGTCCATGAAGAAAATGTATCACCTGTCCACCTACTACATCCCACATAAGTTGAATATAGACGACGTTTCAATCCTATGTGGATTTTTGTCCagctaaaatgttt includes:
- the deaf1 gene encoding deformed epidermal autoregulatory factor 1 homolog, whose protein sequence is MDEADSATKALGLVEPPIGIPPVEEVGSDTESEAEVTTMAVMAEPGNIDMEAESLPNPDEAEAAFAEVTAVTVADVQAAEDNVFTTTVATSGSLPEHVLSGRTTLQLGDGLSTQKATLIVVHTDGSIVEATGLKSAAAMASGPQTPPTPLTPPQDKDSCSKYNWDPSVYNNELPVRCRNTSGVLYKSRLGSGGKGRCIRHNQQWFTPTEFEGLAGRASSKDWKRSIRYAGRPLLCLIQERILNPHAASCTCAACCDDLSGCPKDGDALVAENISMTGPVRLFVPYKRRKKDNDPPVTSPKKELPATKNITLTPGTTFTVSPSGQFTSGTLTFDRTPTGDATAAAAAAAIISEGSAQSEVFASTAVLTALPALAVTPQPVQAKMAVAVTASSPSAGLVSGLEVGPVAGAGPAVSEGQKNTWLYLEEMANTLLSNVQQLKALIEQAKNSAGDSAGVKGQGGRKECGLTQSFQNQITFQQPDDSEAKRSSDITEIIINQMCVNCGRVAMSECTGCHKVNYCSTFCQRKDWKEHQHTCCQSAGGVAVQEEEPITAMDMDKVK